A stretch of Paenibacillus sp. URB8-2 DNA encodes these proteins:
- a CDS encoding extracellular solute-binding protein, whose amino-acid sequence MQKMKVLVLVFVMAVMTILAGCGGNSSGSGASQNTQGGNSAAASSAEPTSTEPTELTVINQDRWAPYVEKAVKIWNEQHPDKQVKLNQLVLGYPQLRQKITTAAAAGQAPDFSLIDSVWVAEFADAGYLKPLNSVDPEWVENDFKKDFYPVFVNGDSYEGKPYAIRSQTDMALIWFRKDWFSQEGIQPPKSFEELMSASKHFSQKEVQAKYGNSQGIAFPGGLKAGETTTSLLMPFFWSSGADVFKDGKVVLNSPESKAAVQFLADLVSEKASTKEVIAYEWDRATKLLATGKVALSVGGSYEYAMIKNTTGWSDAEMKEKLGFVPIPAGGSGKVATSAGGMDYVIYEQAKQPELAMEILKIVTGPELMKEFVVDTAQNSPRISVTEGLDKEKDWFLAETGNFLYDANVRPVIPEYAKVSEQIQKMIESTVSGKTPVDQAVTEAAKAISDVTGLPQQ is encoded by the coding sequence ATGCAAAAAATGAAAGTATTGGTGCTGGTTTTCGTAATGGCAGTCATGACGATCTTGGCGGGATGTGGAGGCAATAGCTCCGGTTCCGGCGCTTCCCAGAATACGCAGGGGGGAAATAGCGCAGCGGCATCTTCCGCTGAACCGACTTCCACTGAACCGACTGAATTAACCGTCATTAACCAGGACCGCTGGGCTCCTTATGTGGAAAAGGCGGTGAAAATCTGGAACGAACAACATCCTGATAAGCAAGTGAAACTCAATCAGCTTGTCCTCGGCTACCCGCAATTGCGTCAAAAGATTACAACCGCAGCTGCAGCCGGACAAGCTCCCGACTTCTCCCTGATCGACTCGGTATGGGTGGCGGAGTTTGCGGACGCCGGGTACCTTAAACCGCTCAATTCGGTAGATCCCGAATGGGTTGAGAATGATTTTAAGAAAGACTTCTATCCGGTATTCGTCAACGGTGATTCCTATGAAGGAAAGCCTTATGCAATCCGTTCGCAAACGGATATGGCTTTAATCTGGTTCCGCAAGGATTGGTTCAGCCAGGAGGGCATTCAGCCGCCGAAGTCTTTTGAAGAATTGATGTCAGCATCCAAGCATTTTTCCCAGAAGGAAGTTCAGGCCAAATACGGGAACTCTCAAGGCATCGCGTTTCCAGGCGGTCTGAAAGCCGGAGAAACGACGACAAGTCTGTTGATGCCCTTCTTCTGGTCCAGCGGCGCGGATGTGTTCAAGGATGGGAAGGTCGTATTGAACAGCCCGGAGTCGAAGGCAGCGGTTCAATTCCTGGCTGATCTTGTGAGTGAAAAGGCATCGACCAAGGAAGTGATCGCCTATGAATGGGATCGGGCCACGAAATTGCTGGCAACAGGCAAAGTAGCTTTGTCCGTAGGAGGCAGCTATGAATATGCGATGATCAAGAACACGACCGGGTGGAGCGATGCCGAAATGAAAGAAAAGCTTGGTTTCGTGCCTATTCCGGCCGGGGGCAGCGGGAAAGTCGCCACATCTGCCGGCGGGATGGACTATGTCATTTATGAACAGGCCAAGCAGCCGGAACTCGCTATGGAAATTTTGAAAATTGTAACCGGCCCTGAACTGATGAAGGAGTTCGTAGTGGACACGGCACAGAATTCTCCGCGTATTTCGGTAACCGAAGGTCTGGACAAAGAAAAGGACTGGTTCCTCGCTGAAACGGGCAACTTCCTGTATGACGCCAATGTCCGTCCGGTCATTCCGGAATACGCAAAGGTATCGGAACAAATCCAGAAGATGATCGAGAGCACGGTATCCGGCAAAACGCCTGTTGATCAGGCGGTAACGGAAGCGGCAAAGGCGATCAGCGATGTTACAGGGCTTCCTCAGCAATAA
- a CDS encoding LacI family DNA-binding transcriptional regulator, whose translation MGCVIIVNIRDIAKAAGVSVSTVSKALNGYSDVKSKTREMILDVAKEMDYLPNVMARGLITKKSNTIGIFFGDRQNSGFDNPFFSELIRSIKDVAGAEGYDILIFANQKRTTSSYKTICYEKGVDGVILILTGDQRTDENIRELHESLPTVYIDSVSYQFNNVNFVETENVNASFQAVEHLIELGHTRILKMAGDQVAKASYDRIEGYKQALNKHGLEVNNDLILYGEFSREKAYQLTKRFFSKPSGVTAVFSSSDMMAFGIIDALKDLGFRVPEDISVIGFDDIDESKDYQPPLTTVHQQRFTMGETAAKMLLQLIDSQDGITRHATIPARLVIRESSGTKREG comes from the coding sequence GTGGGGTGCGTTATTATAGTTAACATAAGAGATATCGCCAAGGCGGCTGGAGTTTCAGTATCGACCGTCTCCAAAGCATTGAACGGATATTCGGATGTAAAGAGCAAGACAAGGGAAATGATCCTCGATGTTGCCAAGGAAATGGATTATTTGCCTAATGTAATGGCCAGGGGGCTTATTACGAAGAAATCGAATACCATTGGAATCTTTTTCGGAGACAGGCAAAACTCGGGGTTCGACAATCCGTTCTTCAGTGAGCTGATCCGTTCGATTAAGGATGTGGCTGGTGCGGAGGGTTACGATATTCTCATCTTCGCCAATCAGAAGCGAACTACATCCAGTTATAAGACCATATGCTACGAGAAAGGTGTCGATGGTGTCATCCTGATTCTCACTGGTGACCAGCGTACGGATGAAAACATCCGGGAGCTGCATGAGAGTCTGCCGACCGTTTATATAGACAGCGTATCCTATCAATTCAACAATGTTAATTTCGTTGAAACGGAAAATGTGAATGCCTCATTCCAGGCGGTGGAACATCTGATTGAACTGGGTCATACGCGAATTTTGAAGATGGCTGGAGACCAGGTCGCCAAGGCGTCGTACGACCGGATTGAAGGTTACAAGCAGGCGCTGAACAAGCATGGGCTTGAAGTCAATAATGATTTGATCCTATATGGGGAGTTCTCCAGGGAAAAAGCCTATCAGTTAACGAAGCGTTTCTTCTCAAAGCCTAGCGGAGTCACAGCCGTATTCTCATCCAGCGATATGATGGCTTTCGGAATCATTGATGCTTTGAAGGATTTGGGGTTCAGGGTTCCTGAAGATATTTCTGTCATAGGCTTTGACGATATAGATGAATCCAAAGACTATCAGCCTCCATTGACAACCGTTCACCAACAGCGTTTTACAATGGGGGAAACTGCCGCAAAAATGCTTCTTCAGCTGATTGATAGCCAAGACGGAATTACCCGGCATGCTACCATTCCAGCCAGACTGGTGATCAGAGAAAGCAGCGGCACGAAACGAGAGGGCTAA